From the genome of Deltaproteobacteria bacterium:
CCTAAAAATAAAAAAGGATGGTATTTCTTAAAACCATCCTCTTAAATGGAGGCGGCACCCGGATTTGAACCGGGGATACGCGGTTTTGCAGACCGCTGCCTTACCACTTGGCTATGCCGCCATCAAATTTAATAGGACGCAGATTTACGCCGATCACCGCAGATACAAAAAAGACGCTATGCGCATAGCGCTAAGCGCTATGCGACTTTCCGTGTACATCCGTGTCCAAAAAGGAATTTCTTATACAATGAAATTGGAGCGGGAAACGGGATTTGAACCCGCGACTTCAACCTTGGCAAGGTTGCACTCTACCGCTGAGTTATTCCCGCTCGTTTTTTTCCTAAAGCATCGTTATTTTAAAAAATTGCTCCTCTCTTTGTCAAGAATAAAACAGAACAAAACAGGCTATAGGCTCTGGGCAATGGGCTATAGGGAAATGACTAATGATTAATTGGCCTTAATCCCAGCGCTTTACACCCTGCGCCGTCTATTTTTTCCTTCTCTTTTGCCTTTAGCCTATCACCTATTGGCTATTGGTTTTTTTCTGATGTTCCCGGTAAAATTTATAAAAGTAATCAATGCCAGACCAAAGGGTAATAACCAAGGCAATCCAAAGGAGCAGCATGCCGAAGAAATGGAAATCGATCCCCATATATTTATAGTGCAGCATCAGCCCGATTGAAGCGATGGACTGAAAGACCATCTTGGCCTTTCCCCAGTTGCTGGCGGCGATGACCAGACCCTGGGTAGAAGCAATTCCCCTGAGCCCTGTAACTGCCACTTCTCGCCCCACGATCAGGACCACCATCCAGGCCGGGATACGGCCTAAAGAAATCAACATGATCAATGCCGAGTTGATTAACAGTTTATCGGCCATCGGGTCCAATAGCTTACCCACAGCCGTCTCACTTTTTTGTTGCCGGGCGATGTATCCATCCAAAAGGTCGGTCAATGAGGCAGCGGTGAAAAAAAGAGCAGCCAGGAAGCTCGGCAAAGGTTCAGGGAAGAAAAGAAATCCCGCCACAAAAGGAATGGCCGCCAAGCGAAAAAAGGAGAGAGCATTGGGAGCATTCCAAAGGGTCGCTTGATACTGCTCTTTGGCCACGGCCTCGATGGTTCCTTCCATAGTTACAATAGCTGAATTTTAGTTGGTGAATTGGGCAGAAAAATCTGGTCTCGGTTCCCGATTGTATTGCTGGAAATAATGTAATACCCGTTGGACAAAGGTTCGGGTCTCCCGATAAGGGGGAACACCATTATATTGGAAGACAGCCTTCTCTCCAGCGTTGTAAGCCGCCAAAACCGAGTATAAATTTCCATCGAAAAGGGTTAAAAGGTACCGCAGGTAGCGGACTCCGCCCTCAATGTTATCCTCTGGATGAAAAGAATCCAATACCTGAAAAGCATAGGCGGTTTTCGGCATGAGCTGCATCAATCCTTTGGCCCCCACTCGCGAGATGGCCGTGGGGTTAAAATTGGACTCCGCCTTGATGACCGCCTTGATGAGGGCGTAATCCACCCTGTATTTTTCTGCGGCCTTCCAGATGGTTAGGTCATATTTTTCAAAAGTAGGCCCAAGTCGAAATTGTACGCGTTCTTCCTTCAGCACCAGTTTAAACTTGCCGTGCGTGGGAGCATTGGTGAAATGGACCACACCATTTGGATCCACGTATTTGTAAATATCGGCAAAGGAAAAAGAGGGAGCAATGAACCATGCAGCGAACCCTCCGATGATGATCGATACGATTTTCTTTGGGGTGGATCTCAGAACCTACTCCTTTTTTACCCTTTTTAGAATTCGTTCCCAAGCAGAGGGAAAAATCATATCTAAATATACGATAACTTATCGGCTTTTATTATGCAATAAATATTTCAGGATTTGGGCAAGGCTCTGGATGCCAGATATTTTCTATAGCAATCTTCATTGCAAAAGAAAAACTTCTTGCCTTGCAAGGAAACAGCATAGGATTGGCTCTTGGGGATATAACATTGACAGAAAGGGTCCTGGACCAGCTCTTCACCTGTCTCGTCGAGTTTGCCGGTTCTTCCTTTCCCGGGGAAAAAGGTACGCTTAATTACCCAATAGACCACCGTCAGAATGATCAGAAAAAGAATTAAACGGGACATGGCCCTTGACCTCTTTCTAAAATGGGCAGGACTTTTTCCTCTTCCGGCAGTTCCGAGATAATTTGCGATACCGTCTTGGCCAGTAAGGGGTGTTCAAGATGAGGAGCGATATCCCGGAGCGGGATAAGTACAAATCTGCGCTCGTGCAGCCGCGGATGGGGAATCTGTAGTCCGCCTTCGTTCAAAACCTCGGCACCATAAAAAAGGATATCCAGGTCGATCACCCGGGGACCCCAGCGCTCCCCCCGCTCCCGCCCCATCTTGTGTTCGATTTCCAGGAGGAAATCCAGAAATTCACGAGGGCGGAGGGAAGTCGCGACGGCTATCACCCCGTTGATGAACCAGGCCTGATCTTTCTTGCCCACCGGCTCGGTCCGGTAGAGCGGGGAACATTGGAATAACTGATTTCTCCTATCCGCAGCAATGGCCTGGATGGCCCGGCGACAATTGTCCAGTGCATCCCCCAGGTTTGATCCAATGCCGATGTAAGTCAACATAGAAAAATAGTGTTAAGTGTTCAGTGATAAGTAACTGCCGAACAAACTTTCTACGACCGGAAAATTTTTTGAATTCTCTCCATGGCCTCTTCCAGCCGGTTGTCCGGAACCGTCAGGGAGATGCGGATATATCCCTCTCCGTGTCGGCCGTAAGCCGTACCGGCCGCGACGACTACCGCGGCTTTCTCAAAGAGGGTGGTTGTGAAATCAAGGGAGGTGGTCCCTTTCGGCACAGGGATCCACAGGTAGAAAGTTCCTTTCTGGGGCTTAAATCCCAGGCCGATTTTTTCAAAGGTCTTAAGGACCAAATCCCGGCGGCGGGAATAGATTGCCAGCATCCTGGTAATATTGCCGTCCTCTTTGCGCAAAGCCTCGATGGCGGCATATTGGATGGCGTTAAAGATCCCGGAATCCGTGTTTTCTTTCACCTTACAGAGAGCGGCAAGGATCTCTTTGTTGCCCATGGCCATACCGATGCGCCAACCGGTCATGTTATAAGGCTTGGAAAGAGAATTGAGTTCGATGCCCACCTCTTTGGCCCCGGGCACGGATAGGAAACTCAGGCGTTCCTGGTCATCAAAAAGGATCTCGCTGTAGGGGTTGTCATGACATATGGCAATGTCGTGGGCCTTGGCCATTTCGACCGCTTTACTGAAAAAAGCCCGCGTGGCGCAGGCCCCCGTAGGGTTGTTGGGGTAGTTAAGGAACATGGCTTTGGCTCGCTTGAGAATGTCGGCAGGGATTTGATCGAGGTCGGGAAGATAATTATTCTCGGCCAGCATGGGCACAGCATAAGGCTCGGCGCTGGCCATATAGATACTCGCCCGGTAAGCCGG
Proteins encoded in this window:
- the pgsA gene encoding CDP-diacylglycerol--glycerol-3-phosphate 3-phosphatidyltransferase, which codes for MEGTIEAVAKEQYQATLWNAPNALSFFRLAAIPFVAGFLFFPEPLPSFLAALFFTAASLTDLLDGYIARQQKSETAVGKLLDPMADKLLINSALIMLISLGRIPAWMVVLIVGREVAVTGLRGIASTQGLVIAASNWGKAKMVFQSIASIGLMLHYKYMGIDFHFFGMLLLWIALVITLWSGIDYFYKFYREHQKKTNSQ
- a CDS encoding lytic transglycosylase domain-containing protein, with the protein product MGGFAAWFIAPSFSFADIYKYVDPNGVVHFTNAPTHGKFKLVLKEERVQFRLGPTFEKYDLTIWKAAEKYRVDYALIKAVIKAESNFNPTAISRVGAKGLMQLMPKTAYAFQVLDSFHPEDNIEGGVRYLRYLLTLFDGNLYSVLAAYNAGEKAVFQYNGVPPYRETRTFVQRVLHYFQQYNREPRPDFSAQFTN
- the folK gene encoding 2-amino-4-hydroxy-6-hydroxymethyldihydropteridine diphosphokinase, producing MLTYIGIGSNLGDALDNCRRAIQAIAADRRNQLFQCSPLYRTEPVGKKDQAWFINGVIAVATSLRPREFLDFLLEIEHKMGRERGERWGPRVIDLDILFYGAEVLNEGGLQIPHPRLHERRFVLIPLRDIAPHLEHPLLAKTVSQIISELPEEEKVLPILERGQGPCPV
- a CDS encoding LL-diaminopimelate aminotransferase, with product MQAADRLQKIPPYLFVTLRNKINKARAEGVDVINLGVGDPVDPTPQSVIDELCRQAQIPINHQYPIDEEKGMLAFRQEVARGYAKRYGVELNPEGEVLGLIGSKEGCHHFILGIVNPGDVVLMTDPGYPAYRASIYMASAEPYAVPMLAENNYLPDLDQIPADILKRAKAMFLNYPNNPTGACATRAFFSKAVEMAKAHDIAICHDNPYSEILFDDQERLSFLSVPGAKEVGIELNSLSKPYNMTGWRIGMAMGNKEILAALCKVKENTDSGIFNAIQYAAIEALRKEDGNITRMLAIYSRRRDLVLKTFEKIGLGFKPQKGTFYLWIPVPKGTTSLDFTTTLFEKAAVVVAAGTAYGRHGEGYIRISLTVPDNRLEEAMERIQKIFRS